A window of the Candidatus Paracaedimonas acanthamoebae genome harbors these coding sequences:
- the mutM gene encoding bifunctional DNA-formamidopyrimidine glycosylase/DNA-(apurinic or apyrimidinic site) lyase, with protein MPELPEVESVKVNLEKCILDQTIEKVEVHHRGLRWPISSNFEEMLKGQKVKKLVRRAKYLLLYFEKADFILLWHLGMSGRVQIIAPEELNPRQAHDHVEITFFSGLTLRFRDPRRFGAMLLVPLEELSSFSLLSSLGIEPLDKDFSATFLLRLFKNRSLSLKAALLNQKIIAGLGNIYACEALHRAKLSPLRLAETITHQEAEFLVKTIQDILKKAIAAGGSTLKDHRQPDGKKGAFQDTFMVYNREGEKCLQCDDMEIKRILQSNRSTFYCGKCQK; from the coding sequence ATGCCTGAATTGCCGGAAGTTGAATCTGTCAAAGTAAACCTTGAGAAGTGTATACTTGATCAGACAATCGAAAAAGTCGAAGTCCATCACCGTGGATTGCGTTGGCCTATTTCTTCTAATTTTGAAGAAATGCTTAAGGGACAAAAAGTTAAAAAACTTGTCCGTCGAGCTAAGTATCTTCTTTTATATTTTGAAAAAGCTGATTTTATCTTGTTATGGCATTTAGGAATGTCAGGAAGAGTGCAAATTATTGCCCCTGAAGAATTAAATCCTCGTCAAGCGCATGATCATGTGGAGATCACCTTTTTCTCTGGTTTAACATTGCGATTTCGAGACCCGCGTCGTTTTGGAGCAATGCTGCTTGTTCCCTTAGAAGAATTATCAAGTTTTTCTCTACTAAGTTCTTTAGGGATAGAACCTCTGGATAAGGATTTCTCTGCTACATTTCTTTTGAGACTTTTTAAAAATAGGTCACTCTCTCTTAAAGCGGCACTTTTAAATCAAAAAATCATTGCGGGACTGGGTAATATTTATGCTTGTGAAGCTCTTCATCGGGCAAAATTATCACCTCTTCGATTAGCAGAAACAATTACTCATCAAGAAGCTGAATTTTTAGTTAAGACAATTCAAGATATTTTAAAGAAAGCAATTGCTGCGGGAGGATCAACATTAAAAGATCATCGCCAACCAGACGGCAAAAAAGGAGCTTTTCAAGACACTTTTATGGTATATAATCGTGAAGGGGAAAAGTGTTTGCAATGTGATGACATGGAAATTAAGCGAATTCTTCAATCTAATCGTTCAACATTTTACTGTGGAAAATGTCAAAAATGA
- a CDS encoding F0F1 ATP synthase subunit A, whose protein sequence is MATNPLEQFLIKSIVPLHIGGYDISFTNSSLFMVLTTALIILFQWVGVKDRKIIPSRIQSFYEISYDFIQTMVKDNLGEDGKKFFPFIFSLFLFILFGNLWGMIPYSFTFTSHIIVTGALAFIVFVLITSVGLAKHGVKFFRLFFPKGVPLAIAPILIPVEIIAYLFRPITLAIRLFANMMAGHMVLKLFGGFTVAMGVYGLFAPLPFLIFFTAFEVFVALLQAYVFTILTCIYLHDTLHLH, encoded by the coding sequence ATGGCAACGAATCCTTTAGAACAATTTTTGATTAAATCTATTGTCCCCCTCCATATTGGGGGCTATGATATTTCTTTCACAAATTCTTCTTTATTTATGGTCTTGACAACAGCCTTAATTATTTTATTCCAATGGGTAGGAGTTAAAGACCGTAAAATCATTCCTTCTCGTATCCAATCTTTTTATGAAATTAGCTATGATTTCATTCAAACAATGGTCAAAGATAATCTAGGAGAAGATGGGAAAAAATTTTTCCCTTTTATTTTTTCTCTGTTTCTTTTCATCTTATTTGGCAATCTCTGGGGAATGATTCCTTATTCTTTTACATTTACAAGTCATATTATTGTCACAGGAGCACTCGCCTTTATTGTATTTGTCCTTATTACAAGTGTTGGGTTGGCAAAACATGGGGTTAAATTTTTTAGACTCTTTTTTCCCAAAGGAGTACCTTTAGCTATTGCACCCATTTTAATTCCTGTTGAAATTATTGCTTATTTATTCAGACCTATTACGCTTGCCATACGTCTATTTGCGAATATGATGGCCGGCCACATGGTTTTGAAACTCTTTGGTGGTTTTACAGTCGCAATGGGCGTATATGGTTTGTTTGCTCCTTTGCCCTTTTTGATTTTTTTTACTGCTTTTGAAGTTTTTGTTGCATTACTTCAAGCATACGTTTTTACTATTTTAACATGTATTTATTTACATGATACCCTTCACTTACATTAA
- the gatB gene encoding Asp-tRNA(Asn)/Glu-tRNA(Gln) amidotransferase subunit GatB, with protein MSEKNNYIQGKTGLWEVVIGLEVHAQIASKAKLFSGASTAFGGDPNTQVSFIDAGFPGMLPVINNFCVEQAIKTGLGLNAQINKTSIFDRKNYFYADLPQGYQISQYHYPIVGKGFLEIELEDGTVKRINITRLHLEQDAGKSIHDQHPTKTYIDLNRSGIALMEIVSEPDIRSIEEAQAYIKKLRGLLRYLGTCDGNMEQGSLRADVNVSLRRPGDTYGTRAEIKNVNSVRFMGQAISYEIQRQMEILENGGQIDQETRLFDASKGITRSMRNKENAHDYRYFPDPDLPPLILNDEEIEHIRGMLPELPDAKKARFIKDYQLPSYDAGVLSSELETVFYFETALKFLKETTEKSIKLLANWIIGELFAALNRDSLLIEDSKISAQSLAELVNFIHEETISGRLAKDIFAEMWETGEHPDKIIHTKGLVQVSDEGAIATVIDKVLSENQDKVTEYQSGKDKLLGFFVGQVMKLMQGKGNPAIINKILLEKLKP; from the coding sequence ATGAGTGAAAAAAATAATTATATCCAAGGCAAAACAGGTCTTTGGGAAGTCGTGATAGGACTTGAAGTCCACGCACAAATTGCCTCAAAAGCAAAGCTTTTTTCTGGGGCTTCAACAGCTTTTGGCGGAGATCCAAATACTCAAGTTTCCTTCATTGATGCCGGGTTTCCAGGGATGTTACCTGTTATTAATAATTTTTGCGTAGAACAAGCCATTAAAACAGGTCTTGGTCTGAATGCCCAAATTAATAAAACCTCTATTTTTGATCGTAAAAATTATTTTTATGCTGACCTTCCTCAAGGATACCAAATTTCCCAGTATCATTATCCAATTGTTGGGAAAGGCTTTCTTGAAATTGAGCTTGAAGATGGCACAGTGAAGCGAATTAATATTACACGCCTTCATCTTGAACAAGATGCCGGTAAAAGCATTCATGATCAACATCCCACCAAAACTTATATTGATCTCAATCGCTCAGGTATCGCCTTAATGGAAATTGTTTCTGAGCCTGATATTCGTTCGATCGAAGAAGCCCAAGCTTATATTAAAAAATTACGAGGTCTCTTACGTTATTTGGGAACTTGTGATGGAAATATGGAACAAGGCAGCCTTCGTGCCGACGTCAATGTTTCTTTAAGAAGACCAGGGGATACCTATGGGACACGCGCAGAAATAAAAAATGTCAACTCTGTAAGATTCATGGGGCAAGCAATTTCTTATGAAATCCAACGTCAAATGGAAATCCTTGAAAACGGTGGACAGATAGACCAAGAAACACGTCTTTTTGATGCCTCAAAAGGCATCACTAGATCTATGCGTAATAAAGAAAACGCTCACGACTATCGTTATTTCCCAGATCCCGATCTTCCACCTCTTATTTTAAATGATGAAGAGATTGAACATATTCGGGGAATGCTTCCCGAATTACCAGATGCTAAAAAAGCTCGTTTTATAAAAGACTATCAACTTCCATCTTATGACGCGGGTGTTTTAAGCTCTGAACTCGAGACTGTTTTCTATTTCGAGACAGCCCTTAAATTTCTCAAAGAAACAACTGAAAAAAGCATAAAGCTACTTGCAAATTGGATTATTGGAGAGTTATTTGCAGCTCTTAATAGAGATTCCCTCTTGATTGAAGACAGTAAAATCTCAGCTCAATCTTTGGCCGAACTTGTTAATTTTATTCATGAAGAAACAATTTCAGGACGTCTCGCAAAAGATATTTTTGCAGAGATGTGGGAAACGGGCGAACATCCAGATAAAATTATTCATACAAAAGGTCTTGTTCAAGTAAGTGATGAAGGAGCTATTGCAACCGTTATTGATAAGGTCCTTAGTGAAAATCAAGATAAAGTGACTGAATATCAATCAGGAAAAGATAAGCTTCTTGGTTTCTTTGTTGGGCAAGTTATGAAGTTGATGCAAGGAAAAGGTAATCCAGCTATTATTAACAAAATTTTGCTTGAGAAATTAAAACCTTAA
- the ubiE gene encoding bifunctional demethylmenaquinone methyltransferase/2-methoxy-6-polyprenyl-1,4-benzoquinol methylase UbiE, with the protein MTNRNTTDFGFQDVDSSKKTGLVTDIFRRVASNYDLMNDVMSFGIHRWWKDQLIQRISPKKEEKFLDVAGGTGDIALRLLHKTAPETDIIISDINPAMLEQGRARAIDQGVIKGLQWSCATAENLPFPNAYFDVYTIAFGLRNVTNKEAALKEAFRVLKPGGRFYCLEFSKVNHSLFEKAYSLYSFSVIPKIGALIAKDKAAYQYLVESIARFPSQEQLVTMIRDAGFSSVSYQNLTQGIVAIHEGIKGFKEA; encoded by the coding sequence ATGACAAACCGTAACACTACTGATTTTGGTTTTCAAGATGTAGATTCATCAAAGAAGACAGGCCTTGTTACCGATATTTTTCGTCGTGTCGCAAGTAATTATGACTTGATGAATGATGTTATGAGCTTTGGTATCCATAGATGGTGGAAAGATCAACTTATTCAAAGAATTTCCCCTAAAAAAGAAGAAAAGTTTTTAGATGTTGCAGGTGGAACTGGAGACATAGCTCTGAGACTCCTTCATAAAACAGCACCTGAAACAGATATTATCATTTCCGATATTAATCCTGCTATGTTGGAACAAGGTCGAGCCCGCGCCATTGATCAAGGAGTGATTAAAGGTTTGCAATGGAGTTGCGCAACAGCGGAGAACCTCCCTTTTCCAAACGCTTATTTTGATGTTTATACGATCGCCTTTGGCTTACGCAATGTTACCAATAAAGAAGCTGCTCTGAAGGAAGCTTTCCGCGTTTTAAAACCAGGAGGTCGCTTTTACTGTCTTGAATTTTCTAAAGTCAATCATTCCTTATTTGAGAAAGCATATTCTCTTTACTCTTTCAGTGTTATCCCAAAGATTGGTGCTCTTATCGCAAAAGATAAGGCTGCTTACCAATACCTGGTTGAGAGTATTGCTCGTTTTCCGTCGCAAGAACAACTCGTCACAATGATAAGAGATGCTGGGTTTTCTTCAGTTTCATATCAAAATCTTACGCAAGGAATTGTCGCTATTCATGAAGGGATAAAGGGCTTCAAAGAAGCTTAA
- the gatA gene encoding Asp-tRNA(Asn)/Glu-tRNA(Gln) amidotransferase subunit GatA: protein MTKLTDLTLCEARDGLINKQFSAQELTQSHLEKMDETRALNAYITETPDIALKMAQASDAKVAKGEELGTLEGLPIGIKDLFCTKDIRTTAGSKILDDYKPQYESTVTQNLWDAGAVLLGKLNLDEFAMGSANLTSAYGPAISPWKIREDDRQFVPGGSSGGSAAAVAAGSALATTGTDTGGSIRQPAAFAGIVGLKPTYGRCSRYGVVAFASSLDQAGPLTKDVHDAALMLKVMASYDPKDATSTNIPVPDYEKFLTGNVNKLKIGIPKEYRVDGLNPEIDALWMQGIEWLKSAGAEIHEISLPHTKYALPTYYILAPAEASSNLARYDGIRFGLRNSGQTLDELYELTRAEGFGKEVKRRIMIGTYVLSAGYYDAYYLKAQKIRRLIHQDFEEAFKKIDVILTPTTPTAAFAIGEEPKDPVTMYMNDVLTVPANLAGIPGLSIPTSFTKEGLPLGLQILGPAFEEGRILNVGYALEQAAQFKEKALKLRTRT from the coding sequence ATGACAAAATTAACCGACCTTACCTTATGTGAAGCAAGAGATGGCCTTATTAACAAGCAATTCTCAGCCCAAGAATTAACCCAATCTCACTTAGAGAAAATGGACGAGACAAGGGCTTTGAATGCTTATATTACTGAAACGCCTGATATTGCACTCAAAATGGCTCAAGCATCTGATGCAAAAGTTGCAAAAGGCGAAGAGCTTGGTACTCTCGAAGGACTTCCTATCGGAATTAAAGACCTTTTTTGTACTAAAGACATACGCACAACAGCAGGTTCAAAAATACTTGATGATTATAAACCTCAATATGAATCAACTGTAACTCAGAATTTATGGGATGCTGGGGCCGTATTATTAGGCAAATTAAATCTTGATGAGTTTGCGATGGGCTCAGCTAATCTCACAAGTGCTTATGGCCCTGCTATAAGCCCCTGGAAAATTAGAGAAGATGATCGCCAATTTGTTCCTGGAGGTTCTTCTGGTGGATCCGCAGCCGCTGTTGCAGCTGGCTCTGCTCTTGCGACAACAGGCACTGATACAGGAGGATCAATTCGGCAACCTGCAGCTTTTGCTGGGATTGTCGGTCTAAAACCAACCTATGGTCGATGTTCCCGCTATGGAGTTGTCGCTTTCGCATCTTCTCTCGATCAAGCAGGGCCTCTTACAAAAGACGTTCATGATGCCGCTTTAATGCTTAAAGTTATGGCAAGTTATGACCCTAAAGATGCGACTTCTACCAATATTCCAGTTCCTGATTATGAAAAATTCCTCACAGGAAATGTTAATAAGCTCAAAATTGGCATTCCAAAAGAGTATCGAGTTGACGGCCTTAATCCTGAAATTGATGCATTATGGATGCAAGGAATAGAGTGGCTTAAAAGTGCTGGAGCCGAAATCCATGAGATCTCACTTCCCCACACTAAATACGCCCTCCCAACCTATTATATTCTTGCACCTGCTGAAGCTTCCTCTAACTTAGCCCGCTATGATGGCATACGCTTTGGCTTAAGAAACTCTGGCCAAACTCTTGATGAATTATATGAACTTACGCGTGCAGAAGGATTTGGAAAAGAAGTCAAACGTCGCATTATGATTGGCACGTATGTTCTCTCAGCTGGCTATTATGATGCTTATTATCTCAAAGCTCAAAAAATCAGACGCCTTATTCATCAAGATTTTGAAGAAGCTTTTAAGAAGATAGACGTCATTTTAACCCCCACAACACCGACTGCTGCCTTTGCTATTGGAGAAGAACCTAAAGATCCCGTGACGATGTATATGAATGACGTTTTAACTGTCCCAGCTAATTTGGCGGGAATTCCAGGCCTTTCTATTCCAACATCTTTTACCAAAGAAGGCCTTCCTTTAGGATTACAAATCTTAGGGCCTGCTTTTGAAGAAGGTCGAATTTTAAACGTCGGCTATGCTCTAGAACAAGCTGCACAATTTAAAGAAAAAGCCCTAAAATTACGGACACGCACATGA
- a CDS encoding copper chaperone PCu(A)C → MKLHLFLVIFSLFISPILANEASSSSVIRIENAWVRAAEIGNSAAYMKIINKGLTSDRLVKVRTDACNIVELHTHVREGNIFRMRPIEAINIPAKQTVDLKEGGLHIMLINIHRPLKEKEKIKLTLTFAKAGQVSMIAEVRKNNHECECKSGIF, encoded by the coding sequence ATGAAGTTACATCTCTTTCTGGTTATATTTTCCTTATTCATTAGTCCGATTTTAGCGAATGAAGCTTCTTCATCGTCAGTTATTCGTATTGAAAACGCTTGGGTACGGGCTGCCGAGATTGGTAATAGCGCTGCTTATATGAAAATTATCAATAAGGGGCTTACCTCTGATCGTCTCGTGAAAGTACGAACAGATGCATGTAATATCGTGGAGTTACATACTCATGTGCGAGAAGGTAATATTTTTAGAATGAGACCGATTGAGGCAATTAATATCCCTGCAAAACAAACAGTTGATCTGAAGGAGGGGGGACTCCATATCATGTTGATAAATATTCATCGGCCTCTGAAAGAAAAAGAGAAAATTAAGTTGACTTTAACATTTGCAAAAGCTGGTCAGGTCTCAATGATTGCCGAAGTACGTAAAAACAATCATGAATGCGAATGTAAAAGCGGTATTTTTTGA
- the gatC gene encoding Asp-tRNA(Asn)/Glu-tRNA(Gln) amidotransferase subunit GatC, with protein sequence MTIDIKIVHRISKLARIKIPEADVDSLKGDLNRILGWIEQLSEVNTDNIQPLYNISLKNMPRREDQITDGNYPNAILANAPEAEFGMFIVPKVVE encoded by the coding sequence ATGACGATTGATATAAAAATAGTTCATAGGATTTCTAAACTTGCGAGAATCAAAATTCCGGAAGCAGATGTTGACTCTCTCAAAGGAGACCTTAATCGCATTTTAGGCTGGATTGAACAATTGTCAGAGGTCAATACAGACAATATTCAACCTCTTTATAATATTTCACTTAAAAATATGCCTCGACGTGAAGATCAAATCACCGATGGAAACTATCCTAACGCTATCCTTGCCAATGCGCCAGAAGCAGAATTTGGCATGTTTATTGTGCCTAAAGTTGTAGAGTAA
- a CDS encoding ferritin-like domain-containing protein yields the protein MVTLVGIQANFEDALKDLIELDYDAVEAYEAAVNRLHNQELKEKLNIFKADHEWHIQELANVLKKRNIAPPSGPSVGKQWLTKGKVILANLIGDNSILRAMLSNELDTNTAYERVFLREDMWPEAKDIIRRSFEDEKRHKKWLENTILEENNL from the coding sequence ATGGTAACTTTAGTTGGAATACAAGCAAATTTTGAGGATGCTCTCAAAGATCTTATCGAATTAGATTATGATGCGGTAGAAGCTTATGAAGCTGCTGTAAATCGTCTTCACAATCAGGAGCTCAAAGAGAAATTAAACATCTTCAAAGCCGATCATGAGTGGCACATCCAAGAACTTGCAAATGTTTTAAAAAAAAGAAATATTGCTCCTCCTTCTGGCCCAAGCGTAGGAAAACAATGGCTCACAAAAGGAAAAGTTATACTCGCAAATTTAATTGGCGACAATTCCATTTTACGAGCCATGCTTAGCAATGAACTTGATACAAACACCGCATATGAGCGCGTTTTTTTGCGAGAAGACATGTGGCCTGAAGCTAAAGATATCATTAGAAGAAGTTTTGAAGATGAAAAAAGGCATAAAAAATGGCTTGAAAATACTATTTTAGAAGAGAATAACCTATAA
- a CDS encoding EamA family transporter, which yields MSLKDTFIGVFVPFLWATSLIVQKIALDHISIYILSFLRLVSVVPLLFLYSKPTNPISRYFLAGLFWNALNWLFIGFGLKAGVGPGLSSFLMQTNILFGVLFCFLILQEKVSLIELAGMAVAFLGTYLLTQARYSDTSDMPFLGIVSILVSAICWGIGFTLLKKFKMGAKMADNVWLSVISIPSLMVIPFILEGPQEAIYNFAHLSSIGILCSIYVGLVSTVWAGYLWLSLAQRVSSLKQTPFMLLLPVFTCLLSALLFGEELTFSQITSGGIILLGVFITRLQSLFTKFPLIKESKKEPSKTSPLKKAQTIHKNTNNSISKIERSLLVKRNHRKS from the coding sequence ATGAGTCTTAAAGACACATTTATAGGGGTTTTTGTCCCCTTTTTATGGGCCACAAGTTTAATTGTGCAAAAAATTGCCTTGGATCATATTTCAATTTACATTTTAAGCTTTCTACGCCTCGTTTCTGTCGTTCCTTTACTCTTCTTATATTCTAAGCCGACCAATCCAATTTCTAGATATTTTTTAGCGGGCCTGTTTTGGAATGCTCTTAATTGGTTATTCATTGGTTTTGGCCTTAAAGCTGGAGTGGGTCCAGGATTATCCTCCTTCTTAATGCAAACAAATATTCTCTTTGGGGTTCTCTTCTGCTTCTTGATTCTTCAGGAAAAAGTCTCACTTATTGAACTTGCGGGGATGGCGGTTGCTTTTTTAGGAACCTATCTCTTAACCCAAGCAAGGTATAGCGACACCTCAGATATGCCTTTTCTGGGGATTGTATCTATCTTAGTGTCAGCCATCTGCTGGGGTATTGGATTCACCCTTCTCAAAAAATTTAAAATGGGCGCTAAAATGGCTGACAATGTATGGCTCTCAGTCATTTCGATTCCTTCATTGATGGTCATTCCATTTATTCTCGAAGGCCCCCAAGAAGCTATCTATAATTTCGCTCATCTTTCTTCAATTGGCATTTTATGTTCTATATATGTGGGATTGGTTTCAACAGTTTGGGCAGGATACCTTTGGCTAAGTCTTGCACAACGTGTTTCATCCCTTAAACAAACCCCTTTTATGCTACTCCTTCCTGTCTTCACTTGTTTACTATCTGCTTTACTATTCGGTGAAGAGCTTACATTTTCTCAAATAACTTCAGGAGGTATTATTTTATTAGGAGTTTTCATCACAAGGCTTCAATCCTTATTCACAAAATTTCCTTTAATTAAAGAGTCAAAAAAAGAACCTTCTAAAACATCTCCTTTAAAAAAGGCTCAAACAATCCATAAAAATACAAATAATTCTATTTCAAAAATAGAGCGCTCTCTTCTGGTAAAAAGAAACCATAGAAAATCTTAA
- a CDS encoding DNA primase has protein sequence MANLVEFIDYLKTRLVLSEIIGTHVKIMRRGRLKIGLCPFHSEKTPSFHIRDEQGTYHCFGCGAHGDALTFLQQVEGVSFMEALEKLASITGLTVPIFKEKPVNEESFQGQLFQVLEAATVFFEKQLRTSKGFKAAQYLEMRGLKPETISQFRLGYASMGNTLKEALMKEGFSEDIIHRAGLIIQREEDKRTYDRFRDRVMFPIFDRKGRVIAFGGRILEAGEPKYLNSPETSIFHKSQILYAYNFVQRDLKKDQFLLVAEGYLDVISLHQAGFKGAVAPLGTALTEEQILLLWRFRSEPILCFDGDNAGQKAAIRAAERAIPLLKPGLSLRFSLLPQGEDPDSLIRSGDVKSFERVLERTLPLSELLWQFEVQQKPLKTPEQKAVFEKAVMAYANSLQDPTLREQYRQEYRSRLKELFYVNSGKSKGASSSFKKASLSASTGAQSFLNSSVLSQKILIAVLLNHPSLILEYAEDFVELELSNPGWGKLREAMLTKINDLTGLDAGILHHHLYNEGFREIVQEVLSSQVKSLAPFVKEESDIDEAREGWKEIWSRIQGQKKLTQALLEAKRRFGEDMSYDAWIEVQNLHQ, from the coding sequence ATGGCAAATTTAGTAGAATTTATTGATTATCTTAAGACGCGTTTAGTGCTGAGTGAGATTATTGGCACACATGTAAAAATTATGCGGCGAGGGCGATTAAAAATAGGCTTATGTCCATTTCATTCTGAAAAAACGCCCTCTTTTCATATTAGAGATGAGCAAGGAACGTATCATTGCTTTGGATGTGGCGCTCATGGAGATGCACTCACTTTTCTCCAGCAAGTCGAAGGCGTGAGCTTTATGGAAGCCTTAGAGAAATTGGCATCTATAACGGGATTAACAGTTCCAATCTTTAAAGAGAAGCCCGTTAACGAAGAATCTTTCCAAGGGCAATTATTTCAAGTTTTAGAAGCAGCAACAGTTTTTTTTGAAAAACAACTTAGGACATCAAAAGGTTTTAAAGCGGCCCAATACCTTGAAATGAGAGGCCTAAAACCTGAGACGATTTCTCAGTTTCGGCTTGGATATGCAAGTATGGGCAATACCTTAAAAGAAGCTTTAATGAAGGAAGGTTTCTCCGAAGATATTATACATCGAGCAGGTCTTATTATTCAGCGAGAAGAAGATAAGAGGACATATGATCGTTTTCGCGATCGAGTGATGTTTCCTATTTTTGATCGAAAAGGACGTGTGATTGCTTTTGGGGGGAGGATTTTAGAGGCAGGTGAACCTAAGTATTTAAATTCTCCGGAAACAAGTATCTTTCATAAAAGTCAGATCTTATATGCGTATAATTTTGTGCAGCGCGATCTTAAAAAAGATCAATTTTTGTTAGTTGCTGAAGGTTATCTTGATGTTATTTCCCTTCATCAAGCTGGTTTTAAGGGAGCTGTTGCTCCTCTAGGGACGGCTTTAACTGAGGAGCAAATCCTTTTACTCTGGCGATTTCGTTCAGAGCCGATCCTCTGCTTTGATGGGGATAATGCGGGACAAAAAGCTGCTATACGCGCAGCAGAACGGGCGATTCCTTTATTAAAGCCTGGCCTTTCATTGCGTTTTTCGCTTCTACCTCAAGGAGAAGATCCCGATAGTTTGATACGTTCCGGCGATGTTAAAAGCTTTGAACGTGTTTTAGAGCGCACCTTACCTCTTTCAGAGTTATTATGGCAATTTGAAGTACAACAAAAACCCCTAAAAACCCCTGAACAGAAAGCGGTATTTGAAAAGGCGGTGATGGCTTACGCCAATAGTCTTCAAGACCCAACCTTGCGTGAGCAATATCGTCAAGAATATAGATCTCGATTAAAAGAATTGTTTTATGTGAATTCTGGTAAAAGTAAGGGAGCTAGTTCATCTTTTAAGAAAGCTTCTTTGTCCGCTTCAACTGGAGCCCAATCATTTTTAAATTCAAGTGTTTTGTCACAAAAAATATTAATTGCCGTACTTTTGAATCACCCAAGTCTTATTTTGGAATATGCAGAAGATTTTGTTGAACTTGAACTTTCTAATCCTGGATGGGGGAAACTTCGAGAAGCAATGCTTACAAAAATAAATGATTTGACAGGACTTGACGCTGGTATTTTGCATCACCATTTGTATAATGAGGGGTTCCGAGAGATTGTACAAGAGGTTTTATCTTCTCAAGTAAAGTCATTAGCCCCCTTTGTAAAAGAAGAGAGTGACATTGATGAGGCAAGGGAAGGGTGGAAAGAAATATGGTCTCGTATTCAAGGTCAGAAAAAACTAACTCAGGCACTTCTTGAAGCGAAACGTAGGTTTGGTGAAGATATGAGTTATGACGCATGGATTGAAGTGCAAAACTTGCATCAATAA